The Proteiniborus ethanoligenes region TGATGCTGCTTGGGGGACAGAGTTCACAGACGATATATTGGATACATTAGACAAATACAATGTAAAAACCACTTTTTTTCTCGTGGATTTTTGGGTAAAAAAATATCCAGATGTAGTAAAGGAAATAGATAGAAGAGGTCATGAGATAGGTAATCATTCAACAAACCATCCATACATGTCTAAGCTAGATGAAAATCAAATAATTCAAGAACTCAAAACTACTGAGGAAAGAATTAAAAATATAACTGGGAAAAGAACAACACTCTTCAGACCTCCATTTGGTGATTACAATGATAGATTAATAAGAGTTTGTAGAGATAATGGATACTATGTAATACAGTGGGATGTAGACTCATTAGACTGGAAGGAATATGGAGTGCAGCCAGTAGTAGATAGGGTTACTAGAAATGTTAAAAACGGCTCAATAGTTCTTTTCCATAACAATGCCAAATATGTATCTGAATACCTACCAATTATTTTAGAAAGACTACAGAGAGATGGATATAAAATAGTTCCCGTTTCAGAACTCATATATAAAGATAATTTTTATATAGACAATAGCGGGAAGCAAATTAAAAAGCAGTAAAGTAAGGCTATAATAGTCTTACTTTACTGTTTTTTATTATAAATAGGCAAGTTCTACTTTTGTGTTTTTATTAAGATCTTCCTAAAT contains the following coding sequences:
- a CDS encoding polysaccharide deacetylase family protein, which translates into the protein MKIYILDKKIVAKIISVMLLVIVSVIFTGIIDDNGIMSVFSTSKELPIYYVDTQEKKIAISFDAAWGTEFTDDILDTLDKYNVKTTFFLVDFWVKKYPDVVKEIDRRGHEIGNHSTNHPYMSKLDENQIIQELKTTEERIKNITGKRTTLFRPPFGDYNDRLIRVCRDNGYYVIQWDVDSLDWKEYGVQPVVDRVTRNVKNGSIVLFHNNAKYVSEYLPIILERLQRDGYKIVPVSELIYKDNFYIDNSGKQIKKQ